One genomic window of Sodaliphilus pleomorphus includes the following:
- a CDS encoding SusC/RagA family TonB-linked outer membrane protein: protein MKRKLALIGALFLACGAMGSYAYAAAPEPQGSHASAGIVTGTVTDDKGEPVIGASVSEVGTTRGTMTDVNGRFSLRTTGKGKLKISYIGYKPLILNPGDDTNVKLVPDNQLLGDVVVVGYGQQKKANLTGAVSSVDVDKTLVGRQIPDVGRGLQGTTPGLSVTIPNGEVGSDPTIKIRGQVASYTGSSKPLILLDNVEIPSIQIVNPEDIANISVLKDAAASSIYGSKAAFGVILITTKKGSKTDNVDVSYSGNFAWENISKKMDMAGVDGIAYRVDALKRAGGTVYGAFWFVNEESLEKAREWQATYGGKIGKNDPFVYGRDWYLDNNKYRFSKRIFDPYDYMIREWTPSMSHNVSVNGRSGRTSYSIGLGYLDQNGLIRPAKHDDFRRYNASARISTDINKYWTVRTGFNYSMRNKRYAYATSSTTADPWLYLYRWDTTYPMGQDEWGRDIRSPYNEMKNANTANKQDTYLSVSLGTTLNITKDWHVNVDYTYAAEDEVWNKVGTKFTMDNSWAGGSAYVARLDADGNQIYVNDAGEVVPAGTPGAYAAWDMPYMQYTGNGANPDHIYRSTINAKRHTWNITTDYNWDINDINNVKLMLGMNCVDWESESNWSQVTNLTDIFHPSFSKTCGTQTAGGSKDWDGQLGWFGRVNYALMQRYLLEFNLRHDATSKFPKDLRWRWFPSFSMGWRVGDEAFMRWAKPVLTSWKLRGSYGKIGDQSVSNSLYISTMAQGQLSWIQNGSKLTYVGTPSSVYGDITWQDIETLDLGTDISLWDGRIGVIFDWYQRDTKNMLVPQEGIPDTFGAAAPMGNFGNIRTRGWEIEVDFNHRFANGLGLNAMVTVSDAKSTITKYGSGRDIDGWYNGKTYGEIWGYETDRLYQKSDFVYDENGKIVTTYAYHGKETTLAEHPDARLVNKLSDPNGVYQDRFESGKFHFGPGDVKYKDLDGNGDIWYGDNTVEKHGDKKVIGNSTPRYEYGFRLGADWYGVDFSIFFQGVGSRKIWGSGFLAIPGYNCGDGAMPQAIAGDYWTENNTGAFYPAAWNMGGSDTGFNLQKQSRYLLNMAYLRCKNITLGYTLPASITKKAYISKARFYVAAENLFTHDNLRGLPIDPEVVSGVSMFNSGNYNSGRTGVGTPAMKNISVGIQLNF, encoded by the coding sequence ATGAAAAGAAAACTTGCTCTTATAGGAGCACTATTTCTGGCTTGTGGTGCTATGGGAAGCTATGCCTATGCTGCTGCTCCCGAGCCACAAGGGTCCCATGCTTCGGCCGGTATCGTTACAGGTACTGTGACCGACGACAAGGGCGAGCCTGTGATTGGCGCCAGCGTCTCCGAAGTGGGGACCACGCGAGGCACCATGACCGATGTCAACGGCCGGTTCTCACTCAGAACCACCGGCAAGGGTAAGCTCAAGATCTCCTACATCGGCTACAAGCCGTTGATTCTGAATCCTGGCGACGACACCAATGTGAAACTTGTGCCCGACAACCAGCTGCTGGGCGATGTGGTCGTGGTGGGCTACGGCCAGCAGAAGAAGGCCAACTTGACGGGCGCTGTGTCGTCGGTCGACGTCGACAAGACATTGGTGGGCCGTCAAATCCCCGATGTGGGCCGCGGCTTGCAGGGTACCACCCCAGGCCTGAGCGTGACCATCCCCAATGGCGAGGTGGGCTCCGACCCCACAATCAAGATACGTGGCCAGGTTGCCTCCTACACAGGCAGCTCCAAGCCGCTCATCTTGCTCGACAACGTCGAGATTCCATCTATTCAGATCGTAAACCCCGAGGACATTGCTAACATCTCGGTGCTCAAGGACGCAGCTGCCTCCTCGATCTACGGTTCCAAGGCCGCCTTTGGCGTGATCCTGATCACAACCAAAAAGGGCTCCAAGACCGACAACGTCGACGTGAGCTACTCGGGCAACTTTGCCTGGGAGAATATCTCCAAGAAGATGGACATGGCCGGTGTCGACGGTATTGCCTATCGTGTCGATGCCTTGAAGCGTGCCGGTGGCACGGTGTATGGCGCCTTCTGGTTTGTCAACGAGGAGAGCCTCGAGAAGGCACGTGAGTGGCAGGCCACCTATGGCGGCAAGATTGGCAAGAACGACCCGTTTGTGTACGGTCGCGATTGGTATCTCGACAACAACAAGTACCGTTTCTCCAAGCGCATCTTTGATCCCTACGATTACATGATACGCGAGTGGACACCGTCGATGAGCCACAACGTCTCGGTCAACGGCCGCTCGGGCCGCACGAGCTACAGCATAGGCCTGGGCTATCTCGACCAGAACGGCCTGATTCGCCCGGCCAAGCACGACGACTTCCGCCGCTACAATGCATCGGCCCGCATCAGCACCGACATCAACAAGTACTGGACCGTGCGCACGGGCTTCAACTACAGCATGCGCAACAAGCGCTATGCCTATGCCACAAGCAGCACCACGGCCGACCCGTGGCTCTACCTCTACCGTTGGGACACCACCTATCCCATGGGCCAGGATGAGTGGGGGCGCGACATACGCAGCCCTTACAACGAGATGAAGAATGCCAACACGGCCAACAAGCAGGACACCTACTTGAGCGTGAGCCTGGGTACTACCCTCAACATCACCAAAGATTGGCACGTGAACGTGGACTACACCTATGCTGCCGAAGATGAAGTGTGGAACAAGGTGGGCACCAAGTTCACCATGGACAACTCGTGGGCAGGCGGCAGCGCCTATGTGGCCCGCCTCGACGCCGATGGCAACCAGATCTATGTGAACGATGCCGGCGAGGTTGTGCCTGCCGGCACTCCTGGCGCCTATGCTGCCTGGGACATGCCCTACATGCAATATACCGGCAATGGTGCCAACCCCGACCACATCTATCGCAGCACCATCAATGCCAAGCGACACACCTGGAATATCACCACCGACTACAACTGGGACATCAACGACATCAACAACGTGAAGCTCATGCTCGGTATGAACTGTGTAGACTGGGAGAGCGAGAGCAACTGGTCGCAAGTGACCAACTTGACCGACATCTTTCACCCATCGTTCTCCAAGACCTGCGGCACGCAGACTGCCGGCGGCTCCAAGGACTGGGACGGCCAGCTGGGATGGTTTGGCCGCGTGAACTATGCCTTGATGCAGCGCTACCTGCTCGAGTTCAACCTGCGTCATGATGCCACTTCCAAGTTCCCCAAAGACTTGCGCTGGCGCTGGTTCCCGTCGTTCTCTATGGGCTGGCGCGTTGGCGACGAGGCCTTTATGCGCTGGGCCAAGCCCGTGCTCACCTCGTGGAAACTGCGAGGCAGCTATGGCAAGATTGGCGACCAGTCGGTGAGCAACTCGCTCTACATTTCCACAATGGCCCAGGGCCAGCTCAGCTGGATCCAGAACGGTTCCAAACTCACCTATGTGGGCACACCCTCGTCGGTTTACGGCGACATCACTTGGCAAGACATTGAAACCCTCGACCTGGGTACCGACATCTCGCTGTGGGACGGCCGCATAGGTGTGATCTTCGACTGGTACCAGCGCGACACCAAAAACATGCTTGTGCCTCAAGAGGGCATTCCCGATACCTTCGGCGCTGCTGCGCCCATGGGCAACTTTGGCAACATCCGCACCCGCGGCTGGGAGATTGAGGTCGACTTCAACCACCGCTTTGCCAACGGCCTTGGCCTGAACGCCATGGTGACGGTGAGCGACGCCAAGTCTACGATCACCAAGTACGGCTCGGGCCGTGATATCGATGGCTGGTACAATGGCAAGACCTATGGCGAGATATGGGGCTATGAGACCGACCGCCTCTATCAGAAGAGCGACTTCGTGTATGACGAGAACGGCAAAATCGTGACCACCTATGCCTATCATGGCAAGGAGACCACACTGGCCGAGCACCCCGATGCACGCCTGGTCAACAAGCTGAGCGACCCCAACGGCGTGTATCAGGACCGCTTTGAGTCGGGCAAGTTCCACTTTGGCCCCGGCGATGTGAAATATAAGGATCTCGACGGCAACGGCGACATCTGGTACGGCGACAACACTGTCGAGAAGCACGGCGACAAGAAGGTGATAGGCAACTCCACACCTCGCTATGAGTATGGCTTCAGGCTGGGTGCCGACTGGTATGGTGTAGACTTCTCCATTTTCTTCCAGGGCGTGGGCAGCCGCAAGATTTGGGGCTCGGGCTTCCTGGCCATTCCTGGCTACAATTGCGGCGACGGCGCAATGCCTCAGGCTATTGCCGGCGACTACTGGACCGAGAACAACACTGGCGCCTTCTATCCGGCAGCTTGGAACATGGGCGGCAGCGACACAGGCTTCAACTTGCAGAAGCAGAGCCGTTACCTGCTCAACATGGCCTACTTGCGTTGCAAGAACATCACTCTGGGCTACACGCTGCCTGCAAGCATCACCAAGAAGGCCTACATCAGCAAGGCCCGCTTCTATGTGGCAGCCGAGAACCTCTTCACCCACGACAACCTGCGCGGGCTTCCTATCGATCCCGAGGTGGTGAGCGGCGTGTCGATGTTCAACAGCGGCAACTACAACAGTGGCCGCACCGGTGTGGGCACTCCTGCAATGAAGAACATCTCAGTAGGTATTCAACTTAACTTCTAA
- the hutI gene encoding imidazolonepropionase translates to MSRLLVYNIATLAGITRVPGLARKCGADMAEFDCIHDAYLLVDDGRIADFGLERDLSVSAHEVVDARRGTVLPSFCDSHTHLVYAGSREQEFVDKINGLSYAEIARRGGGILNSADRLHHMSADELYAQAMQRIDEVVAKGTGCIEIKSGYGLNTADELKMLRVVKRIKRDAPLKVVSTFLGAHAVGRDYAGRQSAYVDLVVDEMIPAVAAEHLADYVDVFCDEGFFTPAETARIIDAGARYGMRAKIHGQELAASGGVEVAVSHNALSVDHLESMTGADIELLRDSATSPTVLPGTSFFLNMPYAPARKMIDAGLGVAIASDYNPGSTPSGDMKFAVSLACVKMRLQPAEALNAATLNGAYAMGLSSDYGSIAVGKVANFVVTKPIPSLAFIPYAYTTPIVQAHYLAGKRVC, encoded by the coding sequence ATGAGCCGCTTACTCGTCTATAACATTGCCACGCTTGCCGGCATCACCCGTGTCCCGGGCCTGGCACGCAAGTGCGGCGCCGACATGGCCGAGTTTGACTGCATCCACGATGCCTATTTGCTTGTCGACGACGGCCGCATTGCCGACTTCGGGCTCGAGCGCGACCTCTCGGTGAGCGCTCACGAGGTGGTCGATGCCCGTCGCGGCACTGTGTTGCCCTCGTTTTGCGACTCTCACACCCACCTGGTGTATGCCGGCAGCCGCGAGCAGGAGTTTGTCGACAAAATCAACGGCTTGTCCTATGCCGAGATTGCCCGCCGCGGCGGCGGCATCCTCAACAGTGCCGACAGGTTGCATCACATGAGTGCCGACGAGCTCTATGCCCAAGCCATGCAGCGCATCGACGAGGTGGTGGCCAAGGGCACTGGCTGCATCGAGATCAAAAGCGGCTATGGCCTTAACACGGCCGACGAGCTCAAGATGCTGCGTGTGGTGAAGCGCATCAAGCGCGATGCTCCCCTCAAGGTGGTGTCGACCTTCCTGGGCGCCCATGCTGTGGGGCGCGACTATGCCGGCCGCCAGTCGGCCTATGTCGACCTGGTGGTCGACGAGATGATACCGGCAGTGGCTGCCGAGCACCTGGCCGACTATGTCGACGTGTTCTGCGACGAGGGCTTCTTTACTCCTGCCGAGACGGCCCGCATCATCGATGCCGGCGCCCGCTATGGCATGAGAGCCAAGATTCACGGGCAGGAGCTGGCTGCCAGCGGCGGGGTAGAGGTGGCCGTGAGCCACAATGCCCTCTCGGTCGACCACCTTGAGAGCATGACCGGTGCCGACATCGAGCTGCTGCGCGACAGCGCCACATCGCCCACTGTGTTGCCTGGCACATCGTTTTTCCTCAACATGCCCTATGCCCCGGCCCGCAAGATGATCGACGCCGGGCTGGGCGTGGCCATTGCCAGCGACTACAATCCAGGGTCGACACCGTCGGGCGACATGAAGTTTGCCGTGTCGCTCGCTTGCGTCAAGATGCGCTTGCAGCCTGCCGAGGCGCTCAACGCCGCCACCCTCAACGGTGCCTATGCCATGGGCTTGAGCAGCGACTACGGCAGCATTGCCGTGGGTAAGGTGGCCAATTTTGTCGTCACCAAGCCCATTCCATCGCTGGCCTTTATCCCCTATGCCTATACCACACCTATTGTGCAGGCCCACTATCTCGCCGGCAAACGCGTGTGTTGA
- a CDS encoding malate dehydrogenase, which yields MGYLTNDKLLIVGAGGMIGSNMVQSVLMLGLTPNVCLYDIYEPGVHGVYDEIQQCAFPGANVTYYAPAVEDMNNPEKVAEAAKKAFTGAKYIISSGGAPRKAGMTREDLLKGNCKIAAEFGDNIKKYCPDVEHVVVIFNPADVTALTALIHSGLKPSQLTSLAALDSTRLQQALAHEFGVQQDKVTGAHTYGGHGEQMAVFASQVKIDGKPLSEMGLSAERWEEIKHMTVQGGSNIIKLRGRSSFQSPAYCAVKMIEAAMGGEKFTLPAGCYVNHDKLGFKNVMMAMPSTIDKTGVHFVEPTGTEEELKSLQASYEHLCKMRQEVIDLNIIPPVEKWTEMNPNL from the coding sequence ATGGGATATTTAACAAATGACAAGCTTCTTATCGTCGGTGCTGGCGGTATGATTGGTTCCAACATGGTGCAGAGCGTTTTGATGCTCGGTCTCACTCCTAACGTATGCCTGTACGACATCTATGAGCCCGGTGTTCATGGTGTGTATGACGAGATACAACAATGCGCATTCCCCGGCGCCAACGTTACCTACTACGCTCCCGCAGTAGAAGACATGAACAATCCCGAGAAAGTTGCCGAGGCAGCCAAGAAGGCATTTACGGGTGCCAAATACATCATCTCGTCGGGCGGTGCTCCACGCAAGGCTGGCATGACCCGCGAGGATCTGCTCAAGGGCAACTGCAAGATCGCTGCCGAATTTGGCGACAACATCAAGAAATACTGCCCCGACGTTGAGCACGTGGTTGTGATTTTCAACCCGGCCGACGTGACCGCCCTCACGGCCCTCATCCACTCGGGCTTGAAGCCCAGCCAGCTCACCTCGCTGGCCGCACTCGACTCGACCCGTCTGCAGCAGGCCCTGGCTCACGAGTTTGGCGTGCAGCAAGACAAGGTGACCGGTGCACACACCTATGGTGGCCACGGCGAGCAGATGGCCGTGTTTGCCTCGCAGGTGAAGATCGACGGCAAGCCACTGAGCGAGATGGGGCTGAGCGCCGAGCGCTGGGAAGAGATCAAGCACATGACGGTGCAAGGCGGCAGCAACATCATCAAGCTGCGTGGCCGCAGCTCGTTCCAGAGCCCTGCCTACTGCGCTGTGAAGATGATTGAGGCTGCCATGGGCGGCGAGAAGTTCACTCTGCCTGCAGGCTGCTATGTGAACCACGACAAGCTGGGCTTCAAGAATGTGATGATGGCTATGCCGTCGACCATCGACAAGACGGGCGTTCACTTTGTTGAGCCCACTGGCACCGAGGAAGAGCTCAAGAGCCTCCAGGCTTCTTACGAGCACCTGTGCAAGATGCGTCAAGAGGTTATCGACCTCAACATCATTCCTCCTGTGGAGAAATGGACCGAGATGAACCCCAACCTCTAA
- the hutH gene encoding histidine ammonia-lyase: protein MEHIHYISNDHLSIERIGEIVYNHYKLQLSDDARRRIERCRTYLDDRIKREDTPIYGVTTGFGSLCNVSISKDQLSQLQINLIKSHACGVGDRLPADIVKMMMLLKVQSLSYGYSGCKLDTVQRLIDMYNADIVPVVYAQGSLGASGDLVPLAHMSLPLVGLGEVEVDGKVMSGEQLLKKMNWAPIELASKEGLALLNGTQNMSAQAVWAIINAERLSQWADVIAAMSLDAFDGRIDPFFDAVHQVRPHRGQIETASTVRELLEGSELIDRPKSHVQDPYSFRCVPQVHGAVKDTIRYVSSVIDIEINSATDNPTVCPDDDLIISGGNFHGEPIALPMDFLSIAMSELADISERRIYRLVSGLRDLPSFLVAKPGLNSGFMITQYTAASVVSLNKTLAMPSSIDNIPSCQDQEDLVSMGANAALKLRAVVDNTERVLAIELFNAAQALDFRKPLRSSPAIMRIHDDYRKIVPFIDIDQLMYPHIEKSIQFLRHEPLTRL from the coding sequence ATGGAACATATACATTATATCAGCAACGACCATCTCTCGATCGAGCGTATAGGCGAGATCGTGTACAACCACTACAAGCTGCAGCTGAGCGACGACGCCCGTCGCCGCATAGAGCGCTGCCGCACCTATCTCGACGATCGCATCAAGCGCGAGGATACTCCCATCTACGGCGTAACCACCGGCTTTGGATCGCTGTGCAACGTGTCGATAAGCAAGGACCAGCTGTCGCAATTGCAAATCAACCTCATCAAGTCGCATGCCTGCGGCGTGGGCGACCGCCTGCCTGCCGACATTGTGAAGATGATGATGCTGCTCAAGGTGCAGTCGCTCAGCTACGGCTACTCGGGCTGCAAGCTCGACACCGTGCAGCGTCTCATCGACATGTACAACGCCGACATCGTGCCCGTGGTCTATGCCCAAGGATCGCTCGGCGCCTCGGGCGACCTGGTGCCGCTGGCCCACATGAGCCTGCCACTGGTGGGCCTGGGCGAGGTCGAGGTCGACGGCAAGGTCATGAGCGGCGAGCAGCTGCTCAAGAAGATGAACTGGGCACCCATCGAGCTGGCCAGCAAGGAAGGCCTTGCCCTGCTCAACGGCACCCAGAACATGAGCGCGCAGGCCGTGTGGGCCATCATCAACGCCGAGCGCCTGAGCCAGTGGGCCGACGTGATTGCCGCCATGTCGCTCGACGCCTTCGACGGGCGCATCGACCCCTTCTTCGACGCTGTGCACCAGGTGCGTCCTCACCGTGGCCAGATAGAGACGGCCAGCACTGTGCGCGAGCTGCTCGAGGGCAGCGAGCTCATCGACCGCCCCAAGAGCCACGTGCAAGACCCCTACTCGTTCCGCTGCGTGCCGCAGGTGCACGGTGCTGTGAAAGACACGATACGCTACGTGAGTTCGGTTATCGACATCGAGATCAACTCGGCTACCGACAATCCCACCGTGTGCCCCGACGACGACCTCATCATCTCGGGCGGCAACTTCCACGGCGAGCCCATCGCCCTGCCCATGGACTTCTTGTCGATAGCCATGAGCGAGCTGGCCGACATCAGCGAGCGCCGCATCTACCGCCTGGTGTCGGGGTTGCGCGACCTGCCCAGCTTCCTGGTTGCCAAGCCTGGACTCAACAGCGGCTTCATGATCACGCAATACACGGCTGCATCGGTGGTGAGCCTCAACAAGACACTGGCCATGCCCTCGTCGATCGACAACATCCCCTCGTGCCAGGACCAGGAAGACCTGGTGAGTATGGGCGCCAACGCCGCGCTCAAGTTGCGTGCAGTGGTCGACAACACCGAGCGAGTGCTGGCCATCGAGCTCTTCAACGCCGCCCAGGCGCTCGACTTCCGCAAGCCACTGCGCTCGTCGCCGGCCATCATGCGCATTCACGACGATTACCGCAAGATAGTGCCCTTCATCGACATCGACCAGCTCATGTATCCACACATCGAGAAGTCAATACAGTTCTTGCGCCATGAGCCGCTTACTCGTCTATAA